A stretch of Sulfurimonas sp. DNA encodes these proteins:
- a CDS encoding sensor domain-containing diguanylate cyclase — translation MVYDFSKLFKDAENILEEFIDKYTTYCLLSKDDDKNLRLHVSYYKNIIKTICARFEEEQLLEQFELLAKLQISSDAHYIVIADEINNLKNILINKIDKNSINSNFADLFQLFNNIYNKVASVYLQEYASNLKLTNNVRISSLSDLMEKNILVHYESHLVWLSNLADCINNKNITNFPELDSTMCNFGKWLHDEGKKIIQNNSKYNTIVNMHNTLHLFAKKISSNISTQEDRVIITYLEKCEMLSLSIGTELALIDNILMNNKVIKDPLTNALNRHSLKNIFKNQYELSMATSNPFILAMCDLDDFKTINDTYGHLFGDKVLIHFVEIVKKNIRNSDIIIRYGGEEFVIMLPAIGKERGLAVLEKIRKDFYDNFLEIDNKAVQHSVSIGFVEVTPQIHYKQHFLDDYIGVADQKLYSAKHNGRNRIEHC, via the coding sequence TAGAAGAGTTTATAGATAAGTATACTACCTATTGTCTTCTAAGCAAAGATGATGATAAAAATTTACGACTGCATGTGTCGTATTATAAAAATATTATTAAAACTATCTGTGCTAGATTTGAGGAGGAACAACTGCTAGAGCAGTTTGAACTTCTTGCAAAGCTTCAAATCTCTTCAGATGCGCACTATATCGTCATAGCGGATGAGATAAATAATCTAAAAAATATTTTAATAAATAAAATTGATAAAAATTCCATAAACTCGAACTTCGCAGACCTTTTTCAACTGTTTAACAATATTTACAACAAAGTAGCATCGGTATATCTGCAAGAGTATGCAAGCAATCTAAAATTGACAAATAATGTCCGCATATCTTCGCTCTCCGATTTGATGGAAAAAAATATTTTAGTTCACTACGAGTCTCATCTGGTATGGCTCTCAAACCTTGCAGATTGCATCAATAATAAAAATATAACTAATTTTCCGGAGTTAGACTCAACAATGTGTAATTTCGGAAAATGGCTGCACGATGAGGGAAAAAAGATTATTCAAAACAATTCAAAATATAACACTATAGTAAATATGCACAACACTCTACATCTTTTTGCCAAAAAAATTAGCTCAAATATCTCTACGCAGGAAGATCGCGTAATTATCACCTATCTTGAAAAGTGCGAGATGTTATCTTTGAGTATCGGAACCGAACTCGCACTAATCGATAATATTTTGATGAACAACAAAGTTATAAAAGACCCTCTGACAAATGCGCTAAACAGACATAGTTTAAAAAATATATTTAAAAATCAATATGAGTTATCTATGGCTACAAGCAACCCGTTTATTCTGGCTATGTGTGATTTGGATGATTTTAAAACCATAAACGATACTTACGGACATCTTTTTGGGGATAAAGTTTTAATCCATTTTGTTGAAATCGTTAAAAAAAATATTCGCAACTCCGATATCATAATCAGATACGGCGGGGAAGAGTTCGTCATTATGCTTCCTGCTATCGGCAAAGAGAGAGGTTTGGCAGTTTTAGAAAAAATCCGCAAAGATTTTTATGATAACTTTTTAGAGATTGACAACAAAGCCGTTCAACATAGCGTAAGTATCGGTTTTGTGGAGGTTACACCGCAAATCCACTACAAGCAGCACTTTTTAGACGACTATATCGGTGTAGCGGATCAGAAACTCTATTCAGCTAAACACAACGGCAGAAACAGGATAGAACACTGCTAA